One Capsicum annuum cultivar UCD-10X-F1 chromosome 2, UCD10Xv1.1, whole genome shotgun sequence genomic window carries:
- the LOC107859475 gene encoding protein TRANSPORT INHIBITOR RESPONSE 1 — translation MNPTLKKPRESVDLSELTQSTFPDEVLEKVLSLVQSHKDRNSASLVCKDWYNAERWTRTKLFIGNCYSVSPEIVARRFPKIKSVTLKGKPRFSDFNLVPENWGADIQAWLDVFAKVYPFLEELRLKRMAVSDESLEFLAKSFHGFKVLSLLSCDGFSTDGISSIAAHCKSLTELDIQENGMDDISGSWLSCFPDDFASLEVLNFASLNSEISIDALERLVSRCKSLRVLKVNKNVTLSQLQRLLVRAPQLIELGTGCFLPDLTSRQYAELESAFSNCKNLHTISGLWEATYRYLPVLYAACASLTFLNLSYATIRSGEFLKLLAHCPSLRRLWVFDTVKDEGLEAVGTSCPLLEELRVFPADPFEEDIVHGVTESGFVAVSAGCPKLQYVLYFCRQMTNAAVATIVRNCPDFTHFRLCIMNPGQPDYMTNEPMDEAFGAVVKTCKKLQRLSVSGLLTDLTFEYIGRYAKNLETLSVAFAGRSDWGMQCVLEGCSKLRKLEIRDCPFGNAALLSGLEKYESMRCLWMSACSVTMNGCRLLAQERPRLNVEVIKDENSDDSADKLYVYRSVAGPRRDAPPFVVTL, via the exons ATGAATCCCACCTTGAAAAAACCGAGGGAATCTGTAGATTTATCCGAGTTAACTCAGTCAACATTCCCAGATGAAGTGTTGGAGAAGGTGTTGTCTCTTGTGCAGTCCCATAAAGATAGAAACTCAGCTTCATTGGTCTGCAAGGATTGGTACAATGCAGAGAGATGGACAAGGACTAAGCTGTTTATTGGCAACTGTTATTCAGTTTCTCCTGAGATTGTAGCAAGGAGATTTCCCAAGATTAAGAGTGTGACCCTTAAAGGGAAACCAAGATTTTCTGACTTTAATTTGGTTCCAGAGAATTGGGGTGCTGATATTCAGGCTTGGCTTGATGTTTTTGCTAAAGTTTACCCTTTTCTTGAGGAGTTGAGGTTGAAGAGAATGGCTGTTAGTGATGAAAGTTTGGAGTTTTTGGCAAAATCATTTCATGGATTTAAGGTTCTTTCATTGTTGAGTTGTGATGGTTTTAGCACTGATGGGATCAGTAGCATTGCTGCTCACTGCAA GAGCTTGACAGAGCTGGACATTCAGGAAAATGGCATGGATGATATATCTGGTAGTTGGCTAAGTTGTTTTCCAGATGACTTTGCATCACTGGAGGTGCTAAACTTTGCCAGTCTAAACAGTGAGATCAGTATCGATGCTTTAGAGAGACTTGTCAGTAGGTGCAAATCACTGAGGGTTCTGAAGGTGAACAAGAACGTCACCTTGTCTCAACTGCAACGCCTGCTCGTCCGGGCTCCTCAGCTGATCGAGCTGGGTACAGGATGCTTTCTTCCAGATCTGACGAGTCGGCAGTATGCAGAACTTGAAAGTGCATTCAGCAACTGCAAAAATCTGCACACTATTTCAGGTTTATGGGAAGCGACTTATCGATATTTACCGGTTCTTTATGCAGCCTGTGCTAGTCTGACTTTCCTCAACTTGAGCTATGCAACCATTAGGAGTGGTGAATTTTTGAAGCTTCTCGCTCATTGCCCAAGTTTAAGGCGCCTTTGG GTCTTTGACACCGTCAAAGATGAGGGATTAGAGGCTGTTGGAACCAGCTGCCCCTTGCTTGAAGAACTGCGAGTCTTTCCTGCTGACCCTTTTGAAGAGGATATAGTCCATGGAGTGACGGAGTCGGGTTTTGTGGCTGTATCTGCCGGTTGTcctaagcttcaatatgttctCTATTTCTGCCGACAAATGACTAATGCTGCTGTTGCAACGATAGTGCGTAACTGTCCTGATTTCACCCATTTTCGTCTCTGCATAATGAATCCTGGCCAGCCAGATTACATGACAAATGAACCCATGGATGAGGCATTTGGTGCAGTGGTCAAGACTTGTAAAAAGCTCCAGAGGCTTTCTGTTTCTGGACTGTTAACTGACCTGACTTTTGAGTATATTGGTAGGTATGCCAAAAACCTTGAGACACTTTCAGTGGCTTTTGCTGGCCGCAGTGACTGGGGTATGCAGTGCGTGCTTGAAGGCTGTTCTAAACTGAGGAAGCTGGAGATAAGGGATTGTCCATTTGGTAATGCAGCACTTCTATCTGGACTGGAGAAGTATGAATCAATGCGGTGTCTTTGGATGTCAGCTTGCAGTGTCACCATGAATGGTTGTAGACTACTTGCACAGGAGAGACCTAGGTTGAATGTTGAGGTAATCAAAGATGAGAACAGCGATGATTCTGCTGATAAATTATATGTCTATCGCTCTGTAGCAGGGCCTCGAAGGGATGCCCCACCTTTTGTTGTAACTCTCTAG